From one Bacteroidales bacterium genomic stretch:
- a CDS encoding T9SS type A sorting domain-containing protein, which produces MRKFTFLLVLMIAFATAQAQLPSNWTDDTGIETFKESSTVHGGNFSCGVIVNTEVQANCDFANDSPMPVTPGATYKISFWANTSEHVRVTAVVDWDAGSTQYSNTYVGPATSGWEQFTFEGTVPEGVATGTARLRFYDVPGFNPGETQYVDDVAFESPIGTPKTVVNGDFENWGGANEGEPSDYPTEFAATASGVKITLSWIDAVGDPLPGNYLIKASKQNDITPPVDGTFVPNDLNLADGSGAANVAYGLESFTFSELEPLTTYYFKIFPYTNSGPDVDYKTDGTAPSAQATTGEETISFFTDFNDGWGGWTPISVVGDQVWTRTTEYGIENSPCAKMAGFTTLAVVNEDWLLSPAYDLAGLSNMMVNFYSATKFAGPALRFKVSTNYNGTGNPNDATWDDLTDMAEWSTDNYEWTESGDIDMAAYSGSTVHLAFVYFSTAEQAPTWEIDNIHLQVSSSINDPESYLLGLYPNPSNGLINYNLKQTPVSIEVFNITGQRLFVTATSSATGTIDLQQIPAGVFIVKFVLDEQGTSVVRRIIIE; this is translated from the coding sequence ATGAGAAAATTTACATTTTTATTGGTGCTGATGATTGCTTTCGCAACAGCACAGGCACAGTTACCTTCTAACTGGACAGACGACACAGGAATAGAAACTTTTAAAGAATCATCCACTGTACATGGCGGCAACTTCAGTTGTGGCGTAATTGTAAATACTGAGGTGCAAGCCAACTGCGACTTTGCCAACGACAGCCCAATGCCCGTAACGCCGGGTGCTACTTACAAAATTTCTTTCTGGGCCAATACCAGCGAACACGTTCGCGTAACAGCCGTTGTGGACTGGGATGCAGGATCCACACAATACTCCAACACTTATGTTGGTCCGGCCACCAGCGGGTGGGAACAATTCACCTTTGAGGGAACGGTGCCAGAGGGCGTAGCAACAGGAACTGCAAGACTTCGCTTCTACGATGTACCCGGTTTCAATCCGGGCGAAACCCAATACGTGGACGATGTCGCTTTTGAATCACCCATCGGAACACCTAAAACTGTAGTAAATGGTGATTTTGAAAACTGGGGTGGTGCTAACGAAGGAGAACCTTCCGACTATCCAACTGAATTTGCGGCTACCGCATCAGGTGTTAAAATAACACTATCCTGGATTGATGCAGTGGGAGATCCATTGCCGGGCAACTATCTGATAAAAGCAAGCAAGCAGAATGATATTACCCCTCCGGTTGACGGTACCTTCGTTCCAAACGATCTCAACCTGGCCGACGGCAGCGGTGCCGCCAATGTGGCTTATGGCCTGGAATCTTTCACCTTTTCGGAACTGGAGCCATTAACAACTTATTATTTCAAAATATTCCCCTACACCAACAGCGGCCCCGATGTAGATTACAAAACCGACGGAACTGCTCCATCGGCACAGGCAACCACCGGAGAAGAAACGATCAGCTTCTTCACCGACTTCAACGATGGCTGGGGTGGATGGACACCGATAAGTGTAGTTGGCGACCAAGTATGGACACGCACCACCGAATATGGCATCGAAAATAGCCCGTGTGCTAAGATGGCCGGTTTTACTACCCTTGCCGTAGTTAACGAAGACTGGCTGCTTTCGCCAGCCTATGACCTTGCAGGCCTAAGCAATATGATGGTGAATTTTTATTCCGCCACAAAATTTGCAGGCCCCGCTTTGCGCTTTAAAGTTTCGACGAATTACAACGGCACCGGAAACCCCAACGACGCAACATGGGACGACCTTACAGATATGGCTGAATGGTCGACCGACAATTACGAGTGGACCGAGTCGGGCGACATTGATATGGCGGCATACAGCGGCAGCACCGTACATCTGGCTTTTGTTTATTTCTCGACAGCCGAGCAGGCTCCTACCTGGGAAATTGATAACATCCACCTTCAGGTAAGCAGCAGCATCAATGATCCTGAGTCATATCTGCTGGGATTGTATCCCAATCCTTCCAACGGCCTGATCAATTACAACCTGAAACAAACGCCTGTAAGCATTGAAGTATTTAATATTACTGGCCAGCGTCTTTTTGTAACCGCAACGTCCAGTGCTACCGGAACAATTGATCTGCAGCAAATACCTGCAGGTGTTTTTATTGTAAAATTCGTTCTTGATGAGCAGGGAACTTCCGTCGTAAGACGCATCATCATAGAATAG
- a CDS encoding choice-of-anchor J domain-containing protein, whose protein sequence is MKKVFLFVLMLFAISTVQAQLPSDWTDDTGIETFKESTSVHGGAYSCGVIVNTDVQANCDLSNTSPMPVTPGATYKISFWANTSEHVRVTAVVDWNLGSAQYSNSYVGPATSGWEQFVFEGTVPDSVATGTARLRFYDVSGFIPGETQYVDDVAFESPVGTPKTVVNGDFETWGGIVGEPSNYPTEFTAAASGGGIALSWVDAVGDPLPENYLIKASKHSNIAHPVDGIYVTNDLDLSDSTGAANVAYGQESFNFTGLVPFTTYYFRIFPYTNSGINVDYKTDGTAPSAQATIGSIIILESENFDADWGGWTRVNVLGEQEWSRDNTFGIGNTACAKMTGNSGGANYANEDWLISPSMDFTTCTDQIFTFFSAVGYSTSEPQLTVHISTDYDGHNPSTATWTKLNPILATSPPNLAWTNSSAVDVSDFTGDNVHVAFVYICGTDPAETWEIDNIMISGEGEIVPEPEPSNYPADFAALADGQTVHLSWADAIGEILPEHYLILGSDANNIAAPQDGQPVENDPDFSDGMAVMNVSYGTTSITFTELANNQTYYFKIYPYNNSGVAIDYKNDGIPPMAEATTEQEAANLFTDFNEDWGGWTPISLVGNQTWTRTTEYGIENSPCAKMAGFNNGAVINEDWLLSPAYDLAGMDDMVASFYSATKFAGPALRFKVSTNYDGAGNPNDFAWDDLTDLAVWSTDNYEWTESGDIDMSTYGGSTVRLAFVYFSTDLEAPTWEIDNVLLSPAQVLGEPSAYPTTFAMTAQNQNITITWMDATGTIVPEGYLVMISNTDEFTAPIDGTPVPDDLDLSDGKGAKNVMPGVQQVSFNDLAPSTTYHVVIYPFTNSGAAIDYKTDGTVPHAEAITAEAAADLLFTTFNENWENWTPISITGDQVWNRNNTFGIDGTACARVSGFANEVSNPNEDWLVSPAIDLTGITNAALMFYSAVADSGDPLQVMVSTDFDGAGNPNDFTWDNLTSLADWPAVDPFWQWTHSGNISLEDYANQTIYVAFKFTSNAEESKTWEVDNIRIQGSSSINDPESYLLRLYPNPTNGLIHYDLKKAPTTIDIYSITGQLVYSAALPASSGSINLQQMQKGLYLVRFILDEQGTSVVRRIIVE, encoded by the coding sequence ATGAAAAAAGTCTTCCTTTTTGTCCTAATGCTTTTTGCAATATCAACGGTGCAGGCACAGTTGCCTTCCGATTGGACTGACGACACAGGCATAGAAACATTTAAGGAATCGACAAGCGTGCATGGTGGCGCTTACAGTTGTGGCGTAATTGTAAATACCGACGTGCAGGCCAACTGCGACCTTTCCAATACCAGCCCAATGCCTGTGACTCCAGGTGCAACCTACAAGATTTCTTTCTGGGCCAATACCAGCGAACATGTTCGTGTAACGGCCGTTGTGGACTGGAATTTAGGTAGCGCACAATACTCCAACTCGTATGTAGGCCCGGCCACCAGCGGGTGGGAACAATTCGTCTTTGAAGGAACGGTACCCGACAGCGTAGCAACAGGAACCGCAAGACTTCGTTTCTACGATGTGAGCGGATTTATTCCGGGCGAAACCCAGTATGTGGATGATGTTGCTTTTGAATCACCCGTGGGAACACCAAAAACTGTTGTTAATGGTGATTTTGAAACCTGGGGTGGCATCGTGGGAGAACCTTCCAATTATCCAACTGAATTTACTGCTGCCGCATCGGGCGGGGGAATAGCACTTTCCTGGGTGGATGCTGTTGGTGATCCTTTACCTGAAAACTATCTGATAAAAGCAAGTAAGCATAGTAACATTGCCCATCCGGTAGATGGTATCTACGTTACCAATGACCTAGATTTGTCCGACAGCACCGGAGCCGCCAATGTGGCTTATGGTCAAGAATCATTCAACTTTACGGGACTGGTGCCATTCACAACTTATTACTTCAGAATATTCCCTTACACCAACAGCGGCATCAATGTGGATTACAAAACTGACGGTACGGCTCCATCGGCGCAAGCCACCATTGGAAGCATTATAATTCTGGAATCCGAAAACTTCGACGCCGACTGGGGCGGATGGACACGCGTGAATGTATTAGGCGAACAGGAGTGGAGCCGCGACAACACATTTGGTATTGGTAATACCGCTTGCGCTAAAATGACAGGCAACAGCGGCGGCGCCAACTACGCTAACGAAGATTGGCTCATTTCGCCATCGATGGATTTTACAACCTGCACCGATCAGATTTTTACGTTCTTCAGCGCAGTAGGTTATTCTACTTCTGAACCTCAGCTCACCGTGCACATCTCCACTGATTATGACGGCCACAATCCTTCTACCGCCACCTGGACAAAGCTGAACCCAATACTAGCCACCAGCCCGCCCAACTTGGCCTGGACTAATTCGAGCGCAGTGGATGTTTCGGACTTCACCGGCGACAACGTGCATGTAGCATTTGTTTATATCTGTGGAACCGACCCAGCAGAAACCTGGGAAATTGATAACATCATGATAAGCGGCGAAGGCGAAATAGTGCCTGAACCCGAACCATCCAATTATCCCGCTGACTTTGCAGCTTTGGCTGATGGACAAACCGTCCATCTTTCGTGGGCCGACGCTATCGGCGAAATTTTGCCGGAGCATTATCTTATTTTGGGAAGTGATGCCAACAATATCGCAGCACCGCAGGATGGCCAGCCCGTGGAGAACGACCCCGACTTTAGCGACGGAATGGCGGTAATGAATGTATCATACGGAACTACCAGCATTACGTTTACCGAATTGGCAAACAACCAGACTTATTATTTCAAAATTTATCCCTACAACAATTCAGGTGTGGCGATAGATTATAAAAATGATGGAATCCCGCCAATGGCAGAGGCAACGACCGAACAAGAAGCTGCCAACCTTTTCACCGACTTCAACGAAGACTGGGGCGGATGGACACCGATAAGCCTCGTGGGTAACCAAACATGGACGCGCACCACCGAATATGGCATCGAAAACAGCCCATGTGCTAAGATGGCCGGTTTTAATAACGGCGCCGTCATCAACGAAGACTGGCTGCTCTCGCCGGCGTACGACCTGGCAGGCATGGACGATATGGTAGCAAGTTTTTATTCTGCTACCAAATTTGCCGGCCCTGCTTTGCGCTTTAAAGTATCTACTAATTACGATGGCGCGGGCAATCCCAACGATTTTGCCTGGGATGATCTTACCGATTTGGCTGTCTGGTCGACCGACAATTACGAATGGACTGAGTCGGGCGATATCGATATGTCGACATACGGTGGCAGCACCGTGCGTCTGGCTTTTGTCTATTTTTCGACTGATCTGGAAGCGCCAACCTGGGAAATCGACAATGTGCTGCTTTCTCCCGCACAGGTTCTGGGAGAGCCGTCGGCTTACCCCACCACTTTTGCCATGACAGCACAGAATCAAAACATAACCATCACCTGGATGGATGCTACCGGCACCATTGTTCCCGAAGGCTACCTTGTGATGATTAGCAATACCGACGAATTCACAGCTCCCATCGACGGTACACCCGTACCCGATGATTTGGATTTGAGCGATGGCAAGGGTGCTAAAAATGTAATGCCCGGCGTGCAGCAGGTAAGTTTTAATGATCTCGCGCCGAGCACCACTTACCATGTAGTGATTTATCCCTTCACAAATTCCGGCGCCGCCATCGATTACAAAACCGACGGCACGGTGCCACATGCCGAGGCTATCACTGCCGAAGCTGCGGCCGATCTACTTTTTACCACTTTTAACGAAAACTGGGAAAACTGGACACCCATCAGCATTACCGGCGATCAGGTATGGAACCGCAACAATACTTTTGGCATTGACGGAACAGCTTGCGCACGCGTAAGCGGATTTGCCAACGAAGTTTCCAACCCAAACGAAGACTGGCTGGTTTCGCCGGCTATCGATCTTACAGGAATCACCAATGCCGCGCTGATGTTTTATTCGGCAGTAGCCGATAGCGGCGATCCGCTGCAGGTTATGGTTTCGACCGACTTCGACGGTGCTGGCAACCCCAATGATTTTACATGGGATAACCTTACTTCACTGGCCGATTGGCCTGCCGTTGATCCTTTCTGGCAATGGACTCATTCGGGAAATATTAGTTTGGAGGATTATGCCAATCAAACCATTTACGTTGCCTTTAAATTTACCTCCAACGCCGAGGAATCAAAAACATGGGAAGTCGACAACATCCGCATTCAGGGAAGCAGCAGCATCAACGATCCGGAATCGTACTTGCTTAGATTGTATCCCAATCCAACCAACGGTCTGATTCATTACGATCTAAAAAAAGCGCCAACGACTATCGATATTTATTCGATCACCGGACAGCTTGTCTACAGCGCTGCCTTACCAGCTTCTAGCGGAAGCATTAATCTGCAGCAAATGCAAAAAGGCCTCTATCTCGTCCGCTTCATTCTGGACGAACAAGGTACTTCCGTCGTAAGACGCATAATAGTTGAATAA